The genomic interval TGTTATCATAATGCTTCTTGACTATGGGTTCATAGAAACCAATGGcttctttgtatttgttttcctgCATGAACAGAACATGAGCCACATTCAACTTCCACACATCATGGTCGTTACAGAATTCCACAGATTTGCGAAAGATCTTTTCCACCATTGGATAATTTTCAAGATTCCAGTAGATTTTTGCCTGAGCCATCAACACAGGAATATATTTCTCCATGGTTTCATCATATTCATTCACTGCCTTTTTGATAGCTTCATCATCTCTATTGTGTCTTGCTTCCTGTACTTGTATGGTGAGTTTCCGGAGGATCTCAGTCAGCATCCCTGCTAGCCCATCAAGCTTAATGAAAGCCTCTTCAGGAGCTGTCTGGCAAGTGATCAGGGCATCCAAGAAGTCATAGAGATAGGGTGTGAGGAACTTATAAATCAAATGGGCATTTTCTGCCAGGACATCTGCTGCCAGGTCAAAATACTCATATTTACAGTAGAGCAGCAACAGGTTGCCAAAAGTCTCTGGAGGAAAGGGATTCTGTTGGAGCAAAAACTGTAGCTTTTCAAACCCTTCTGTAGGCCTGGCATCCATGTTCATTAGTGCCTGGTTGTGTAGGGTCACAGGGTCCAACTCTTCCTCTGCCCTGGGTGGCATGTCGGTGAGGGCTTCTTGAGCTGCCTCATAGTTTCTCAGTTGGTATTCTATGGCTGCCTTAAGGTTGAAGGCTTCCACCAGAGCAGTCTGATGGAGGACTAAGGTGTTGCCAACACTGCGAACATCAATGCCCTCAGTGGTCATGCCCACACCTAGCTCAGGGTGCTGGCGGATGCCACGCTCAATAATCTCAGCGATATGCTTCAGCGCTGAGGCATACTGTCGGCTGCTGTAATAGGCCAAAGCCAGGTTGTAAGAAAGGTCAGGCTGGTAGCCCGAGGCCTGCTGGGCAGCAAAAAACTTGGAGCATGCAGCTTCATACTGTCCCTCCTTGTAGAGCAAACAACCCAGGTCGACCTGGCCATCGGTCTCATTCTCGCCTCCACtttcctctcccccttccccactCAGCAGCTGCTCTACCAGGCTCCTGGACCCTGGCAGATCGCCCTCGCTGTACTTGATAGCAGCTTGAAGGCGGAGGACCCGGCTATGGTAGGCGGGGTTATCCAGGAGAAGGAAGGCGACCCGGGTGGCCTCCGGATAAAGGCAGGCCTTGTACAGGGCCTGGGCCTGGTACAGGCGGTACTGCTCCAGTTCCGGGTGCAGCTGGCCCAGCTGCTCATAGCAGTCGGCCGCCAGCGCGAACTCCTGCAGGCGGTAGTAGCAGTAGCCTAGCAGCGACAGGCCGGCGCGGCTCCTAGGGCTCCGCTGAAGCTCTCGGCCCAGCAGCTGCACCGCCTCGGCGTAGCGCGCATTGCGGATGAGGCAGTACACGACCGCTGTGAACTCCCCGTCGGGGATCTGCGCGCCGCTTAGGCCAGCCATAACCACCACGGCTGTTATGCGTGCGGTTACTACGGCAACAGAGCAACCGGAAGCGGAAGACTGCCGGTTTCCTTGTCGCAAGAAATCTGTTAGGAATAAAAAGGGACCATTCTCGTCAGTCTCTCAATTTCGGCTTGATCTTCAAATACTCTGGACTGCGGAGTGGCGGCATTCAGGAGGGGAAAGACTACTCCTCCGGGCCGTTCAGAGACTGAATCTACTCGTCCCGGCATGCACCGTTCCTGTGGTTCCGCGGCGCGGGACGTAGCCGCTCTGCATGCTGGGAGGCGTAGTCCCGGCTGTACTTACCGGACCCGTGGCCCGTGGGGATGCAGGGTaaccctccttccctgcctcctaaAGATGAGGGGCGCTCACTGTGTCTGTTATGGCACCGTGGTCTCTGGCGCGGCGGAGGAAGGTTTCCGGCCCCATGTTCCTGGCGTTTTTGAGCCTTGTACACGGTGCGGTCGATAATATTGCTGGCTTTTGGTTTAGTTTTAGTAAAAGAACCGGGATGGCAAAAGGCGAGTTATCTCTTGGAATTCCCCCGGAATTAGAGCACGTTCTTTTTGCACTACCCCGAGGGCACAGTTTGTAAGAACAGAATAGAGCGGCGAGCAGGAATCCTTAATTTGGTGGTTTGCAGAGGTTAATGAGGAAAAAGGACTGTGAATCTTGATTGGTACTGGGAGAGTTTCGGTTTTAGGTCCAAGTATCTCCCGCTCTTTTTTCCCATAACAACAaatattactgagtatatattgGTGTTTACCCTTGGCCATCCCCATTGCGCTGGAGTTCCAACTTTCACTACTAAGTAGAAACGTTGGAGAAATGCATGACTTCAGTCTTTTCCAAGAGAGGAAAATCCAAGACATTAAAATGTGCTCCTTTCCCTATGCATTTTTACTCTTCTCGCTTGACTACTAAATTAGTCAGCCAGTGACGTGTGGGTGTGTTAGAGACAGACATGCTCAGTTTGTACTTATTAGCCTTCTAGGGATTTTGGTTATTGAACTGATAAATATGGATTTTcttctgttaaaataaaaaaagattgcctacactttaattttttttccagattcttAGTTTGAAGATTTCTGTACAGGTTTGCTAGGCTGTACAAGATATCATTCTgggttttctttcattctttgttaTATATTTGGAATAGATGCTGTAGATTCCATGTTATTATCCTGGGgctatttttgtataattttttttcaatttattagtGGCCATGATGGGGCTGTGAAAAACTAGGGGCTTAATTATTCCACAAAATTATATCTAAtcaccaattaaaaaaataccccTAGATTAAACTGACCTGGAGACCATAGACTTTAAGGgagaataaatacaatttttcaaTCAAGAATTAGGGACGTAGACAAGATAGCAAAATATGAATTTGGCTTATCCCAGTGAGGTACTTGTAAATAGTGTAGTTTTCAAGGTAACAATAATAGTTGTAATTCATTAACATCTATCATGGTGGTTGGGACAGAGCATTGTCTTTTGTAGTCTTCCATGATGTCCATTGGCCTCACTACCACCCATGATAAACAGTCCAAGTCAGAGCATGTCTTTGCTATATAATTAAATACTTCATTGCAGGTACCTTACTGCCTCTTCAACAGTATTGCTGTTCATAAATCTTTtctacatataaattttggagccAACACCAACCATATTGCATCACATTCTATTAGACCacctatatatattatttctgatCATAATAACCACCCTGTATTCTGCATATTACTGATGAAGAACATGTGAATCAGAAAGATTAGGTAACTTGCCTGAGATGACACAGCTAGATAAGAAGCAGCTGAATCATGAAATTCCAAAGCTAAATTCAGTAGGTAATAGTCACTGATGAATTAACTCTATCTATCACGTATGGGCCCAGTTATAGGGGAATATTAGTGTCTTGCtttttttatgttgttatttTCCTGTTAAAGCAACCAGCCACCTTGGTTTGGCCAGTGGAAATTTGAACTTCTTGCCCTAAGTCGTAACTGTGAGCAAGTATTAGAAAGTGATTAGTTGGGAGTGGTCACCTGTTATACCTAAAAAGGAACTTCAGTAGTCATCTGAATGCTATACCATAAAGCAACTGACTTCACGTACTCATATATTCTTCTCTCTTGCTGAGAAGTTTGCCACAGTTCTGTCCTTCTAGATGAGAACAGACAAGAAACCTCGTACTGCATCAATACCAAGAAAGGGACAAAGTGCACTCATTTTAGAGAGGTTGAGTGTAGTTCTGGACCATGCAAGAACACCAGGGAAAGCAGTTGAGGAAGGCTTCTGTAACCCTATTTCAAAGCTTCTTTCTACCCAATCTCAGCTACAGCCTTATCCAGTTTTCAACCCAGAACTGTTTGTAGATTGAAAGATGCTGGCTAGCACTGCTCAATATTCAAGGAGTAGGGGGTGTTCTGCTTACTGCCTGCCCGATTGACACTTGTCCCTTGGAAACAATATCCAAAAggcttaatatttaaaaattctggctcatgcctgtaatcccagagctttgggaggccaaagtgggaggattgcttgaggccagggtttcaagaccagcctgagtaacataggaagaccccatctctaccaaaaaaaaaaaaaaacaaggccaagcgtggtggtacgtacctatagtccctgctactcggggtgctgaagcaggagaattgcttgagcccaaaagtttgaggttgtggtgagctgtgatcctaccactgcactccagcctgtataacagaatgagactctgactctaaaaaaaataaaataaaattcttatataTTGAGCTGTTACCTTGGGTAATAATAAATTAAGGTAAGAAGACAGAACATGGAAATGAGAAATTGTCTTTCCTGTCTTTCAGCTTTATCTCTATTTTGCAGAGTTGTATTTGCATCATGAAAGCATTCACCTTCAAATGGCTTCTTGAAAATGTATGAAAAGTAAAAGGACTATTTTCTCCTCCAAATTTCTGGGATCCCTACTGGAATCAGTTGGGGTTCTCCTCTTTGTGTTGCTACCTGTCAGCATGGCAGCTGGAGTGGGCAGGAGGGAGGCCATTCTGTGTCTCTTCCTCCTTATTTCACGTGATGCTGCTCCTTAGGCCTGGCTTGAAAAAAGCAGGACATTCGGCTTGAACAGATGGAGGGCAGggtcattttcaaaatgaaatgaatgcacagatcacactgTGAAATTGGCATGACCATCACTGCTGCTGTGATAGACCGACCTTTATTTGGTCTCAGATAGGCATATGGGGAATAGATCAGCTTTTTGGGTGgtagaggagggaaaggaggccCTTTAATTAATGATAGAAACTCTGGAAAGCAATAAACAGAGTGGAATATCataaagtatcttttttgtttacAACAAAATCTTGAAAAGCTAGAACATATATCAAAAAGTAAGTCTATAATACCACTCCCAGCAGTAAGAAAGCATTTGGTGTTTACAATAAAATGATTTAGTGCCTTATTGAAAGGAATTTAGCTTTTAGGAAATGGTTTAGGACTCGCAGTGGATTTTGCTGAATAAGCAGAGGCATGTTCACCATGTGGAAGAATTCCATTTAGGTAAAATGTATAGGAGCAAAAAGCATGATGTTCAGTTCCTAACACTTTTGTGTTTCTGCCTGCCAAAACATGAGATGATCAAATTGCATGTATATTCTATTTGGCAGTCTCTTTTAAAACTACTTGGAAGTGATTGTTTCATGGAAATAACTACTTGTTGTTGGTAAACATTGTTTATTTATGAGTATTTCAACCACAGCTGTGGTCAGACATCTTCCTTAATAAAGGAAGACTTTCTGCAAAACCACTTTCTACTTGTTATTTCTGTCTCCCATTCATTCCAAGGCATTTTCTTTAGGCTGTCCAGTTATGGGATTAACTTTTTTCTCTGGTAGTTCCAgctctattaatattttaaatagtaatgtattttcttcttaaatatgcCTTGCTTTTGATCAAACagtttttatttctgggtttatggtattgctatggtttggatgtggttcATTCCCACCAAATCTCACAATTTGATTACCAGCATGGTGGTGTTGGGAGATGTTTAGGTCATGGGgctggatccctcatgaatggcttggtgccattcccATAGTAGTGAGAGTTATTGCTCTCGTGAGACTGGATTAGTTCTCGTGGAAATGGGTTAGTTCCCatgagagtgggttgttataagGCAAGTTGCCCTTGGGTTTTGCCCCTTTGCACATGTCCACTTCCTCTTTGACCTtccaccatgttatgatgcagcacaAACAACCCCacaagaagctgagcagatgctggcaccatgcttcttgtacttcccagcctgcagaacaatcaactaaataaacctcttttctttataaattacccagccttgggtatttaTTCAATTACAGTAACACAAAATGGACCAACACAGAAGATTGGTACCGAGGAGTGGGATTTGCTCTgtggatacctgaaaatgtgaaatctGCTTTGGAATTGTGTAATGGGCAATGGTTGAAAGAATTTGGAGGAGGAGCAGGCTAGAAAGAGACTCTATTGCAGTGAACAGAGCATTAAGGgcagttctggtgagggcttagaaaaagacaaaaagatgagggaaagtttggaactttttTGAGATTGTTTAAGTgatgtgaccaaaatgctgatagaaatatggatAGTAAAAGCCgtgctgatgaggtctcagatggaaatgaagaataCCTTATTGAAAATTGAAGTAAAGCCCATCCTTGTTACACAGTTGCAAAGAAATTGGCTGCAGTGTGTCTACTTCCTAGGGATTTATGGAAGGTAGCACTTAAGAGTGATGTACTAGTGTATCTGGtgcaagaaatttctaagcagcaaagcactcaAGAAGTGATGTGGTTACTTTTAATAGCTTATGCTCAGTTATGGCACAGCAAAGTAATAATCTAAAtgcaaaatttataattaaaagggaagcagaatgtAAACACTTGAAAAATGTGCAGCCCAACCATGTGAAATGAAAGAGTGTTTTCAGGAGAATAATTCAAGGGTACAGTCAAGAGACTACTTGCTAAAAAGATTAGTATGCATATGAGGGAGTCAAGTGCTGTCCATCAGGATATTGGGGAAaaggcccagaggcctaagagGGCAGAATGGTTTTGAGGGACAAGCCTGGGTGTTTTCTGTGAAATTGCTGCCCATAGCCACTTCACGCTGCTGCTCTTGCATCCTGGTGACTTAAGCAGCTCCAGGTGTTACTTGTGCTGCCACTCCAGAGATCCCAAGCTGTAATCTTTGGCATCATCCACATCCAAATGGTGCTAATTTTGTAGGCATGCAGGATACAAGAGTTGTGGAGGCATGGCAGCTCCCACTTAGATTTCGGAAGATGTATCAGAAAGCCTGGGAGCCCAGGGAGACTTGTCAAAGGGGCAGAGCCACTGCAGAGAGCCTCTACTAAAGCAATGCTGAGCAGAAATGTGTGATCAAAGCAGCCATAAAGAGTCCCTACAAGGGAAGTAGGAATTGAGGGAGTAGGGCTATCTTTGGGACCCCAAGATTGTAGAGCCATTGACAATGTGCAATGCCTGCCTGGAAAAGCTATGGGCATTAGACTTCAACTGTGAGAACAGCCATGTGTGCTACACCCAGTGAAGCAAGTGGGGCAGGGCTGCCCAAGACTTTGGGAACCCACCCCTCACATCAGTATGCCCAGGAGATGGCACATGATGTGAAAGATTATGCAGGAGCCTTAAGATTTAAtgtctgccctgctgggtttcagacttg from Pongo abelii isolate AG06213 chromosome 11, NHGRI_mPonAbe1-v2.0_pri, whole genome shotgun sequence carries:
- the IFT70B gene encoding intraflagellar transport protein 70B, giving the protein MAGLSGAQIPDGEFTAVVYCLIRNARYAEAVQLLGRELQRSPRSRAGLSLLGYCYYRLQEFALAADCYEQLGQLHPELEQYRLYQAQALYKACLYPEATRVAFLLLDNPAYHSRVLRLQAAIKYSEGDLPGSRSLVEQLLSGEGGEESGGENETDGQVDLGCLLYKEGQYEAACSKFFAAQQASGYQPDLSYNLALAYYSSRQYASALKHIAEIIERGIRQHPELGVGMTTEGIDVRSVGNTLVLHQTALVEAFNLKAAIEYQLRNYEAAQEALTDMPPRAEEELDPVTLHNQALMNMDARPTEGFEKLQFLLQQNPFPPETFGNLLLLYCKYEYFDLAADVLAENAHLIYKFLTPYLYDFLDALITCQTAPEEAFIKLDGLAGMLTEILRKLTIQVQEARHNRDDEAIKKAVNEYDETMEKYIPVLMAQAKIYWNLENYPMVEKIFRKSVEFCNDHDVWKLNVAHVLFMQENKYKEAIGFYEPIVKKHYDNILNVSAIVLANLCVSYIMTSQNEEAEELMRKIEKEEEQLSYDDPDKKMYHLCIVNLVIGTLYCAKGNYDFGISRVIKSLEPYNKKLGTDTWYYAKRCFLSLLENMSKHTIMLRDSVIQECVQFLEHCELHGRNIPAVIEQPLEEERMHIGKNTVTYESRQIKALIYEIIGWNI